One window of Candidatus Poribacteria bacterium genomic DNA carries:
- a CDS encoding LamG domain-containing protein, with the protein MKLFSTITLCLLLCVTFSHADLMEGLVLYMPLDEGSGTATQDLSANGFEGELKGNAKWIDGKHGTALQFAASADHVLIEDDAAFHIEGAITQAAWVQLDRLPSAHAIIFGTRQGGATRHIGFGFGMNPANGIKVWTNGAAGGFKDINDNETALETGKWYYLAYTHTDDNSGLVEIYVDGEVTHSEESGNPVAPAQNTSAVQIGTWSGEAWTGSVDEVRLWNRALSADEIKASMNQDAASFLTPVEPQGKLATSWANIKSNR; encoded by the coding sequence ATGAAACTCTTTTCAACAATCACACTCTGTTTACTCTTATGTGTGACGTTTTCTCACGCGGACCTAATGGAAGGACTCGTCCTATACATGCCACTTGATGAAGGTTCCGGTACTGCGACCCAAGATTTATCCGCAAACGGGTTTGAGGGTGAGCTAAAGGGCAATGCAAAATGGATTGATGGGAAGCACGGAACGGCACTGCAATTTGCGGCTTCAGCAGATCACGTTCTCATTGAAGACGATGCTGCCTTTCATATAGAAGGAGCAATCACACAAGCAGCATGGGTGCAGTTGGATCGGCTTCCAAGCGCGCACGCCATTATCTTCGGCACTCGACAGGGCGGTGCAACCCGACATATCGGCTTTGGATTCGGCATGAACCCAGCGAACGGTATCAAAGTTTGGACTAATGGCGCAGCCGGTGGATTCAAAGACATCAACGACAACGAAACAGCACTCGAAACAGGCAAGTGGTATTATCTCGCCTACACCCACACGGATGATAATAGCGGCTTAGTGGAGATCTACGTAGACGGCGAAGTAACACACTCCGAGGAGTCTGGCAACCCAGTCGCGCCTGCACAAAATACGAGCGCGGTGCAAATCGGCACTTGGAGCGGCGAAGCATGGACAGGGAGCGTTGATGAGGTGCGGCTCTGGAATCGCGCGCTTTCAGCAGATGAGATCAAAGCAAGCATGAACCAAGATGCTGCATCATTCCTGACACCGGTAGAGCCACAAGGCAAACTCGCCACATCTTGGGCGAACATTAAGTCGAACAGATAA